Proteins encoded by one window of Fusarium graminearum PH-1 chromosome 1, whole genome shotgun sequence:
- a CDS encoding peptidyl-prolyl cis-trans isomerase 10 gives MSVTLHTSHGDIKVEIYCESVPKTAENFLALCGSGYYDKSPFHRVIPKFMAQTGAPATPNPPENPKGGRSIWGGAFEDEIRPALRHGARGVLSMANKGPGTNGSQFFITFDKAPHLDGLNTVFGRVIGDEGLATLAKMEAVEVDRKNRPKEPVRIENVTIHANPLAG, from the exons ATGTCAGTCACACTACACACGTCGCATGGCGACATAAAAGTAGAGATATACTGTGAAAGCGTCCCCAAAACAGCAGAG AACTTCCTCGCCCTCTGCGGCTCAGGCTACTACGATAAATCCCCATTCCACCGCGTCATCCCAAAATTCATGGCTCAGACTGGTGCCCCCGCAACACCGAACCCTCCCGAGAATCCCAAAGGCGGACGCAGTATTTGGGGAGGCGCATTCGAAGACGAGATCCGACCTGCGCTGCGACACGGCGCTCGAGGTGTGCTTTCAATGGCCAACAAGGGGCCCGGGACGAACGGATCGcagttcttcatcacatTCGACAAGGCGCCACATCTGGATGGGCTCAACACTGTGTTTGGACGTGTGATCGGAGATGAGGGTCTGGCGACGCTGGCTAAGATGGAGGCTGTCGAAGTTGATCGAAAGAACAGACCGAAGGAGCCAGTTCGCATCGAAAATGTGACGATTCACGCCAATCCGCTTGCTGGTTGA